A window of Maniola hyperantus chromosome 26, iAphHyp1.2, whole genome shotgun sequence contains these coding sequences:
- the LOC117994165 gene encoding uncharacterized protein, which produces MDNETAIRLIEIYGSFNALWDTRRKEYHNNNLREDMWDEIAKNFEQPKAVLKTKMKSLLSSYRRERNREKTSNITGSDRNKAYKSKWFAYESFHFLHDRGNPIDTVDCGSSSQSHNTEQGATEQGATEQGATEQSATEQGTSELNTTNMNTASTIPTKRKPTKRTHEDPEYDAENKMLEDALEEMRKQSDNSNDLYVAFGMHVAAELRKYDPITLARVKHSINTIIFDADMACINQLNQSTIQENDERRPGYFTTRYTDISNTASSSDSSMGSGLTQLINDLNTENSL; this is translated from the exons ATGGATAACGAAACGGCAATTCGACTTATTGAAATATATGGTTCATTTAATGCATTATGGGACACCAGGCGCAAAGaatatcataacaataatttaagagAAGACATGTGGGATGAAATCGCAAAAAATTTCGAGCAACCGAAAGCAGTTCTAAAAACCAAAATGAAAAGTCTTTTAAGCTCATACAGAAGGGAGAGAAACAGAGAAAAAACGAGTAACATTACTGGTTCGG ATAGAAACAAGGCCTACAAGTCTAAATGGTTTGCCTACGAATCTTTCCACTTTTTGCATGATAGGGGTAATCCTATTGACACAGTG GATTGTGGCTCATCGTCGCAGTCACATAATACAGAACAAGGAGCTACAGAACAAGGCGCTACAGAACAAGGCGCTACAGAACAAAGCGCTACAGAACAAGGCACTTCAGAACTAAATACGACTAACATGAATACTGCATCTACGATTCCAACTAAAAGGAAGCCAACAAAGAGAACACACGAAGATCCGGAGTATGATGCCGAGAATAAAATGTTAGAAGATGCATTGGAAGAAATGCGAAAACAAAGCGATAACAGCAACGATTTATACGTTGCTTTTGGCATGCACGTAGCGGCAGAGTTGAGAAAATACGATCCCATAACCTTAGCAAGAGTAAAACATTCCATAAATACTATAATATTTGACGCTGATATGGCATGTATAAACCAACTCAATCAGTCTACAATTCAAGAAAACGATGAAAGAAGACCAGGTTATTTTACTACACGTTATACCGATATCTCCAATACGGCATCCTCTAGTGACTCTAGTATGGGATCCGGACTTACACAATTGATTAACGATTTGAatactgagaatagtttataa
- the LOC117994155 gene encoding uncharacterized protein, whose amino-acid sequence MASTDDVLAVVGLIFALKEKKVKRKNRSIWCKEWLMKRRVHSHVNLLAELKMFPKDWHNFLRMDHDTYLHLLNMVAPIIEKQDTIMRNAIPPHDRLVATLRFLSTGRNYEDLKFSSIISSQALGRIIPETCEAIYKVLRKEYFKFPRSEEEWKDVAKVFEKRWNFPHCLGAMDGKHIAIFLPAGCGSEYFNYKNHHSMVLFAIVDGNYRFILCDFGTNGRISDGGVLKNTMFFQKLDNNLLCIPTDTVVANSTRKLPYVFVADDAFPLRTDLIKPFRQADLTTNKTRILNYRVSRARRIVENAFGILASRFRIFHTKISIDPKRIESVVMASCALHNFLMKTSESSYCQRECFDVENVDEGSITQGYDTLDSAIVNLQRRNLGNTSIAAKKVREEYMEYFASEGSVPWQNNFIR is encoded by the exons ATGGCTTCGACGGACGACGTTTTAGCAGTTGTTGGATTAATATTCGCCCTGAAGGAAAAAAAAGTGAAGCGGAAAAATCGTAGCATCTGGTGCAAAGAATGGCTAATGAAAAGAAGAGTTCATTCTCATGTCAATTTGTTGGCGGAATTAAAGATGTTTCCAAAAGACTGGCATAATTTTTTAAGAATGGATCATGATACGTACTTACATCTACTGAATATGGTAGCACCAATTATCGAGAAGCAAGACACTATTATGAGAAATGCTATTCCACCCCATGACAGGCTTGTAGCTACTTTGAGGTTTTTATCAACAGGAAGAAATTATGAAGATTTGAAATTCTCTAGTATTATTTCATCTCAAGCCTTGGGTCGCATAATACCGGAAACCTGTGAAGCAATATATAAGGTTCTCCGCAAAGAATATTTTAAG ttcCCACGCTCGGAAGAAGAATGGAAGGATGTGGCCAAAGTGTTTGAAAAGAGATGGAATTTTCCGCATTGTTTAGGCGCAATGGATGGTAAACACATAGCAATTTTTCTTCCAGCTGGATGTGGCTCAGAGTATTTCAACTATAAAAACCATCATAGCATGGTATTATTCGCAATCGTTGATGGAAATTATCGATTTATTTTATGTGATTTTGGAACCAATGGAAGAATTTCAGATGGTGGAGTACTCAAAAACACTatgttttttcaaaaacttgaTAATAATCTGTTGTGTATTCCAACCGACACAGTTGTCGCAAATAGCACTAGAAAGTTGCCTTATGTGTTTGTGGCTGATGATGCATTTCCACTTAGAACAGATTTAATTAAACCATTTAGGCAAGCAGACTTAACCACAAATAAAACCAGAATTCTAAATTACCGTGTATCACGAGCAAGGCGCATTGTCGAAAATGCGTTTGGGATCTTAGCATCtcgatttagaatttttcacacaaaaattagTATTGATCCGAAGAGAATAGAGTCTGTCGTGATGGCCAGTTGTGctttacataattttttaatgaagACGTCAGAAAGTTCTTACTGTCAACGAGAATGCTTCGACGTAGAAAATGTTGATGAAGGGTCAATAACCCAAGGATATGATACACTGGATTCAGCCATAGTTAATTTACAAAGAAGAAATCTTGGTAATACCTCAATTGCAGCAAAAAAAGTCAGAGAAGAGTACATGGAATACTTTGCAAGTGAAGGCAGCGTTCCGtggcaaaataattttatacgtTAA
- the LOC117994164 gene encoding uncharacterized protein: protein MRSFSFRVQFCRQSQFGWTCARVMASQTNREWLEEFIELYRSEPCLWNTKGKEYHNRELKRSAYTKLIEKLKIIDPSADKDAVVKKINNIRSTYKKERKKIADSKKSGAGTQEVYKPKLWYYSMLLFLDDQVEPRHSCSNMESTDNEEIESEAQSSLAAQSTSQSSPAAQSTSESSPAAQSTSQSPTATQSTPETRSIANTSFNRSCSKRNANEILTTEVLQSVQNHFKRPAISNDRFDIFGANVAAKLRDLTKHQRILAEKIINETLFLAEMENLTISHQVTDSTSVRFTNYSYNVPSPVSHTPSPDLNIPSPYQNSNFEIQTHLGSQSILQTSQQVQSQQIQNSAAAYLTTFDINTN, encoded by the exons ATGCGCTCGTTCAGTTTTCGTGTTCAGTTTTGTCGTCAGTCGCAGTTCGGGTGGACGTGCGCACGCGTCATGGCGTCTCAAACTAATCGCGAATGGCTAGAAGAGTTTATTGAATTATATCGCAGTGAACCTTGTCTTTGGAATACTAAAGGCAAAGAGTATCACAATCGTGAATTAAAACGTTCGGCGTACACTAAGctgattgaaaaattaaaaataatagaccCTAGTGCTGACAAAGATGctgttgtaaaaaaaataaacaacattCGCTCTACATACAAAAAAGAGCGTAAGAAGATCGCTGATTCGAAGAAATCAGGAGCAGGAACCCAAGAAGTATATAAACCAAAACTATGGTATTACTCTATGTTGCTGTTTTTGGACGACCAAGTTGAACCCAGACATTCATGCTCAAATATGGAATCAACAGACAACGAG GAAATTGAAAGTGAAGCACAGTCATCTCTGGCCGCCCAGTCAACTTCACAGTCATCTCCAGCCGCCCAGTCAACTTCAGAGTCATCTCCAGCCGCCCAGTCAACCTCACAGTCACCTACAGCCACACAGTCAACTCCAGAGACTCGTTCGATTGCAAACACATCATTTAATAGGAGTTGTTCAAAAAGGAATGCAAATGAAATCCTAACTACTGAAGTTTTACAGTCTGTTCAAAACCATTTCAAAAGGCCAGCAATTAGTAATGATCGATTTGATATTTTTGGAGCAAACGTTGCAGCTAAGCTGAGAGACCTCACAAAACATCAACGTATATTGGccgaaaaaataattaacgaaACATTATTTCTGGCAGAGATGGAAAATTTGACTATTTCACACCAAGTGACTGATTCAACCAGTGTGCGTTTCACTAATTATAGTTACAATGTTCCCAGCCCCGTTTCACATACTCCCAGCCCTGATTTAAACATTCCTAGCCCTTATCAGAATTCAAATTTTGAAATCCAAACTCATTTAGGTTCCCAGTCAATTCTGCAAACTTCTCAACAAGTTCAATCCCAACAAATACAAAATTCAGCGGCTGCTTATTTAactacttttgatattaatacaaattaa